A single window of Octopus sinensis unplaced genomic scaffold, ASM634580v1 Contig07156, whole genome shotgun sequence DNA harbors:
- the LOC115227792 gene encoding transmembrane channel-like protein 7 — MIWRASRTHTIFLGVLLLYFVLTVVAVAISIYYNKPSVACGPFSQMDTAYDLVSLMVEKWQSSNLYLKKIVRFISQRGFIFVVLIIFCVIAYYSHILLTSHRKMVKLLKYQLDLVRTNVYFAFQIALQNNNNNNNNNNKELTELIVAFFS; from the exons ATGATCTGGAGAGCCTCACGTACACATACAATCTTTCTGGGAGTATTACTGCTGTATTTTGTACTAACAGTTGTTGCAGTTGCTATAAGTATCTATTA cAACAAACCAAGTGTTGCATGTGGACCATTCAGCCAAATGGATACGGCCTACGATCTTGTCTCTCTGATGGTTGAGAAATGGCAGTCTTCAAATTTATATCTCAAGAAAATCGTCAGGTTTATTTCTCAACGAGGTTTTATATTTGTAGTCCTTATTATCTTCTG TGTCATAGCATATTACAGTCATATTCTACTGACCAGCCATCGCAAAATGGTGAAGCTTCTTAAATACCAGCTGGATCTGGTAAGGACTAATGTTTATTTTGCCTTTCAAATtgcattacaaaataataataataataataataataataataaagaactaaCAGAGCTTATTGTAGCATTTTTTTCATAA